TAAACCATCGGGAATTATCGGTCTCGTACGGGCGAGCTTTTGAGGATTCTCCCCAGTACTCCTCGCTCTTATCACCCAGGCTCCATTTATAAGGGGGAAAAATTATCTTGTAGTTGAGTTGGAGGAATTgggagtttttgttttgaatattttacTATGGCAGACGATATCGATGATTTATTAGACGAATGTGAGACGAAGTTTTTCGACAGTGGAAAAAAACCTAAGCAGGAACCCACCACCAAATTGAACTCCAGCTTGAGCTCAGAAACGGGAAAGACATCAAGGTACAAGGACAGAAAACCGAAAAGGTAGAAACGTTTTTACCCTCCCTCCCCAGTATAACACACTTATTTTcactcttttattttgaataaattggCGTGAATGACTCAATCTCAATGACTCTGTTTCTTAGTTCACATATTAAAAATGCTGATCGAGATGAACTACATGATATGATCCAAGAATGTATGGATGATGGACCAGAAATACCTGAACTGAGACAACAGGTAAAACTAACCAGTAAACTATCTAATTTTCTTAGATTTCCAGAAACTAACCAAAAGACTAATCCCTTGATGAAGTTTCCCGCATAGATCGTGGTATTTTAAGCATTCATTTACTAAGTGCGAACGAAAATTCGGTTTCCCTGCCAACGGGTGTGCATAGGTCACGTGAATGAAAACCAATCGGATTATGATTTTTATTAAGCCGGTTGGCTGTTTATCGAAGTAAGAAGAATATTGAGATTTGCTTTTCAAAGTTAATTTCGTACGATTTCTCCTTGTAAACTAATCTGATGATGATCCATATTGTCATCATTCTTACCATTATTATTGCCTGACATCCTCCAGTCCAAGCCTTCTTTAATGACTATTGTTACTAAAGAAAAGACTGGAGAAGTTGCAATGACCAATGATGAAAACTTCAACTATTATAAAGAatcaaggagaatttaaatCTGGAACAGTTTGATTGAGAAAGTTAAGCACCTGATTGATTGATAAAGTTTCTTAACCATTAACAGCAAAGCCCTTGCAATCTAAAATTACTTTTGTCACTCAGTTATAAACTGCTCCATGGGCTTCTCCAGCAGGATTTTGGTTATCATTCATTGAGCATATGTtaaaagagagagagatagagatCAGAGTAGCTAATGTTTATGTTTTATACTATACAACTAATACTCACATGTTGCAATCAGTATGACTATTATGGGCTATGAGCAGAGTATTAAACAAAGATATGAGCTATTGAATCAAGGAGTCTGTTtgaaaaatcttcaaaagaTTGTTTCTTGTCTAACTTTTATGGGGACTGCTTTGAATTCTAAGCTTACTTACCATCAATGGTCTCCTGTCTCAACTTCATAAGTCAAGGGAAATAATGACTGCAccaaattaattataaatttatttatatatccttatttttattaatttctatTACAGCCAGCAAAATCTTTGTCCAACTCAAACACAACAGATTTAAGTTCAGCACGAAAGCGTTGTGTCAAAGTTTTTCTAGGCGGTTCTAAATTTGCAAAAGGGCTTTGCACTGGGTCAGAAGAGCGGTAAGTGTGTTATTGAATATAAGATATTTTTCATCACTAATTAGTATTCTGCAACAAAAACTCCTCAGTG
This region of Pocillopora verrucosa isolate sample1 chromosome 3, ASM3666991v2, whole genome shotgun sequence genomic DNA includes:
- the LOC131774520 gene encoding cilia- and flagella-associated protein 418: MADDIDDLLDECETKFFDSGKKPKQEPTTKLNSSLSSETGKTSRYKDRKPKSSHIKNADRDELHDMIQECMDDGPEIPELRQQPAKSLSNSNTTDLSSARKRCVKVFLGGSKFAKGLCTGSEERVCDKLRCTSCDFNVVILNDYEWHKDCDYLFFRNNIPDFDKLISKLTRKRGCCAYACQCTWKSVVKLTELWSGDPQLKWVCGKHS